A window of Deltaproteobacteria bacterium contains these coding sequences:
- a CDS encoding MFS transporter — MFVKDIKELHPATARLLATRMIRSVGQGILVVDFTLYLHAMHWKGSSIGIVLSSAGLFGAFLSLIIGVSSDRLRRKPFLLVYQFILITGCIIAIATAQPWLLGMSAVLGGFGRGANGAAGPFSPAEQAWLAESIKPLKRGFIYSINTALGFFGTGLGALLAILPSLWDKWFIGAMSYRPLFAIVGILAIIDLALILSTEESYRGNRKGGKDSEHKESRNISKKENHELFKLVFANVFNGAAIGMTGPLMAYWFAIKFHVGPDFIAPVMAVTFFVTGIAALFTGRLTEHIGIVKSVIFQRTFGLIMLLLLPVIPFYWLASLVYLLRSAFNRSTTGARQALTIGLVRNERRGLATSLNAVSMQLPQAVGPTITGYFFQSGQLVLPFYIAAMLQGTYIIIYKKFFSGYELSQEE, encoded by the coding sequence ATGTTTGTTAAAGATATTAAAGAACTGCATCCTGCAACAGCCAGGCTGCTTGCCACACGCATGATCCGCAGCGTTGGACAGGGTATACTCGTTGTTGATTTCACGCTCTATCTTCATGCAATGCACTGGAAGGGCAGTTCTATAGGTATTGTCCTCAGCTCGGCAGGGTTATTCGGCGCATTTTTAAGTCTTATTATCGGGGTAAGCAGCGATCGCTTAAGAAGAAAACCATTCTTACTTGTATACCAGTTTATACTAATAACCGGTTGTATCATAGCCATAGCAACGGCACAGCCCTGGCTGTTAGGAATGAGCGCCGTGTTAGGGGGATTTGGTCGCGGAGCAAATGGAGCGGCAGGCCCATTCTCTCCGGCAGAGCAGGCATGGCTTGCAGAAAGCATCAAACCTTTAAAACGCGGATTTATTTACAGCATAAACACGGCGCTCGGCTTTTTCGGAACAGGCCTTGGTGCTCTACTCGCTATTTTGCCATCACTGTGGGATAAATGGTTTATCGGTGCAATGTCTTATCGCCCGTTGTTTGCTATCGTAGGTATACTGGCTATTATAGATCTTGCTTTGATACTATCTACAGAAGAGTCCTATAGAGGTAATAGAAAAGGCGGGAAAGACAGTGAACATAAGGAAAGCCGTAATATCTCTAAAAAAGAAAATCATGAATTATTTAAATTAGTATTTGCCAATGTTTTTAATGGAGCAGCGATAGGCATGACGGGTCCTTTAATGGCATATTGGTTTGCTATAAAGTTTCACGTAGGCCCTGATTTTATAGCTCCGGTAATGGCTGTAACATTTTTTGTTACAGGCATAGCAGCCCTATTTACAGGAAGATTGACCGAACATATAGGGATTGTAAAATCTGTAATATTTCAAAGGACATTTGGTTTGATAATGCTTTTGCTTTTGCCCGTTATACCGTTTTACTGGCTTGCCTCGCTTGTTTATCTTTTAAGGTCGGCATTTAACAGAAGTACAACCGGTGCGCGGCAGGCATTGACTATAGGATTGGTGAGAAACGAACGTAGAGGCCTTGCTACAAGCCTTAATGCGGTTTCTATGCAATTGCCACAGGCTGTTGGACCAACCATAACGGGCTATTTTTTTCAATCGGGACAACTTGTTTTGCCGTTTTATATAGCAGCTATGCTTCAGGGCACTTATATAATTATTTATAAAAAGTTTTTCAGCGGGTATGAACTTTCGCAAGAGGAATGA
- a CDS encoding adenylate/guanylate cyclase domain-containing protein — translation MTAMTGVILNHSGILDKYIGDDIMALFGTPLSMPDHAEKAVLYSIEMQTILKDVNKKLSTLNLPSVSIGIGINSGEAVVGNMGSEMPFDYTAIGDNVNIASRLEQILWNKSTGIRIHIHPAIIKGHLV, via the coding sequence ATGACTGCTATGACAGGGGTTATTTTAAATCATTCAGGCATACTTGATAAATATATAGGTGATGATATAATGGCTTTATTCGGGACACCATTGTCAATGCCTGATCATGCCGAGAAAGCCGTTCTGTACAGTATTGAAATGCAAACGATCTTAAAAGACGTTAATAAAAAACTAAGTACTTTGAATCTGCCTTCTGTATCCATTGGAATAGGTATTAATAGCGGTGAAGCTGTTGTAGGTAACATGGGTTCTGAAATGCCGTTTGATTACACAGCCATAGGAGATAATGTAAATATTGCATCAAGGCTTGAACAAATATTATGGAACAAATCTACTGGTATCAGAATTCACATACATCCGGCTATCATCAAGGGACATCTTGTTTAA